tgtgactaataacatttgatttgatatatactAATCTACTGTATAATTATTTCATGCTTTATACTAATCTACCGTATGATTTCACACTTCTCTAtggcctcccctcccctcttctcttctcctcctctcccctcttcttcgctcttctcctcctcccctccgctctctttctccttctcctcctcttctttccctcccctcccctcctttcgtctcctctcctctagggaCCTAAAGACTAAGATAGAGAAGGAGGACACTAAGATTGAGCTGCTGGGTACTCAGACCACCCTGGTAGACTCTCACTGTATCCGCTGTCTGCAGCCCTTCAAGTTCCTGGTCAACAGTAAGCGTCAGTGCATAGACTGTAAGATGTACACCTGCAAGGCATGCAGCCGCTACAACAAGAAGGATCACGGCTGGGTGTGCGACCCCTGTCGTATGACAAGGTGGGGGCCCGTGGGTGTCAAGGTCTCCTGAACACACAGCATTAAAGGAATCTCCTGAACACATAGTAATAACAGATGGGTTTGGAAAACTGACCAGGTCTTGAACCCAGATCGTCTGTATCATTATGAAGCTTCAGGCAGTCAGAGAAGAGGGCCAACTCTTAGAAGGATAGTAATAATATATAGTTAGAGAAGAGGGCCAACTCTTAGAAGGATAGTAATAATATATAGTTATAGTAGGGCCAACTCTTAGAAGGATAGTAATAATATATAGTTAGAGAAGAGGGCCAACTCTTAGAAGGATAGTAATAATATATAGTTATAGTAGGGCCAACTCTTAGAAGGATAGTAATAATATATAGTTAGAGAAGAGGGCCAACTCTTAGAAGGATAGTAATAATATATAGTTAGAGAAGAGGGCCAACTCTTAGAAGGATAGTAATAATATATAGTTAGAGAAGAGGGCCAACTCTTAGAAGGATCGTAATAATATATAGTTAGAGAAGAGAGCCAACTCTTAGAAGgacagtagtaatatagagtTATAGTAGGGCCAACTCTTAGAAGGCTAGTAATAATTGTGAGaggaccaagtaattgggcgtcactctaaagcgggaaggtggaacaaacgagccaggagtaggttttcttgattgaacacaGTTCTCTATTGAGGGCATTCGgtcaacacaaacactccaacatgATCAATAAAATTCTCCCAAGGAAAAAAACATACATCTTCTTCTCCAGAtcaaacaggaacacaatacgatTATCTTTAAACTACAACAAAAGTCACGGGCTTGTCACCGTCTTAGTGGTTCTTCATggatagctcctctgtctcggtggccatcttccagagatagtaTTTTCCACTCCCTGCTGGTTCCacactctctcttataggggaaggagaatatctcattagtacCGTCAGCTATGCTTGATTGCCTCTGGTTACcttgtctcccatgccttgttgaGCTACTATCCGTcagcccagcctgccctctggtggtccttccacatacCTTCCCCCTCAGGACCGAACCGGAGGGTCGGGCGCCAGACGCACCGTCTTGGTCTCGTCGGGACAGCGCGTCTGCATTCCCGTTCCTCGATCCGGCCGCGTGGATGACATGGAAAGAGAACGGTTGTAAAGCCAGAAACCATCTGGCTATTCTGTTGTTATTGTTTCTCTTACCAGCCATCCACGTGAGGGGTGCATGGTCCGTAACTAATGCAAACCTCCGACCCAGTAGGTAGTACCGGAGAAAATCGAGGACCCACTTAATGGCTAAGGCTTCTTTCTCTAAGGTAGCATATCTCTGTTCCCGATCGCTGAGCTTCCTACTTATGAAGAGAATCGGCTTCTCTGCTTCGCCTTTACCCTGAGCTAGTACGGCCCCGAGCCCCGTATCCGAGGCGTCGACCTGCACAATGAACTCTTGTGAGAAGTCCGGAGCCTGTAGGACGGGATCCGAACACAGGCCATCTTTTAGCAATTGAAAGGCCTCTTCCATCTCGTCTTTCCACTCTACCTGGTTTGGCAAGTTTTTATTGATGAGGTTTGTGAGGGGATTggcaatggttgcatatcccgggATAAAACGGCGATAATATCCCGTTCTCCTTAAGAAGGCCCGAACGTCCTGCTTGGTCCGGGGTCGAGGCCAGTCCCGAATTGCCCTGGTCTTCTCTGCCTGTGGGCGTATTTTCCCATTCCCCACGGTGTACCCCAGGTATTCCGCTTCAGGCAGGCCCAGGCAAAATTTATTTGGATAAGGTCAACCCTGCCCCAAACTCACGAGCACCGCCCGTAATCGCAGGAGGTGAGAACGATTGTAAAGATAAGAGATAGTATTTTTCCACTTcctgctggttccatactctctattataggggaaggagaatgtCTCATTAGTACcatcagctgtgcttaattgcctctggttaccttgtctcccatgccttgttgggctactaTCCGTcagcccagcctgccctctggtggtccttccacataaTATATAGTTAGAGAAGAGGGCCAACTCTTAGAAGGTTAGTAACAATATATAGTTATAGTAGGGCCAACTCTTAGAAGGATAGTAATAATATATAGTTATAGTAGGGCCAACTCTTAGAAGGATAGTAATAATATATAGTTAGAGAAGAAGGCCAACTCTTAGAAGGATAGTAATAATATATAGTTATAGTAGGGCCAACTCTTAGAAGGATAGTAATAATATATAGTTAGAGAAGAGGGCCAACTCTTAGAAGGATAGTAATAATATATAGTTAGAGAAGAGGGTCAACTCTTAGAAGGATAGTAATAATATATAGTTAGAGAAGAGGGCCAACTCTTAGAAGGAGGGTAGTAATATATAGTTATAGTGGGGCCAACTCTTAGAAGGATAGTAATAATATATAGTTAGAGAAGAGGGCCAACTCTTAGAAGGATAGTAATAATATATAGTTATAGTAGGGCCAACTCTTAGAAGGATAGTAATAATATATAGTTATAGTAGGGCCAACCCTTAGAAGGATAGTAATAATATATAGTTATAGTAGGGCCAACTCTTAGAATGATAGTAATAATATATAGTTAGAGAAGAGGGCCAACTCTTAGAAGGATAGTAATAATATATAGTTAGAGAAGAGGGCCAACTCTTAGAAGGATAGTAATAATATATAGTTATAGTAGGGCCAACTCTTAGAAGGATAGTAATAATATATAGTTATAGTAGGGCCAACTCTTAGAAGGATAGTAATAATATATAGTTAGAGAAGAGGGCCAACTCTTAGAAGGATAGTAATAATATATAGTAAGAGAAGAGGGCCAACTCTTAGAAGGATGGTAATAATATATAGTTAGAGAAGAGGGCCAACTCTTAGAAGGATAGTAATAATATATAGTTAGAGAAGAGGGCCAACTCTTAGAAGGATAGTAATAATATATAGTTAGAGAAGAGGGCCAACTCTTAGAagtatagtaataatatataGTTAGAGAAGAGGGCCAACTCTTAGAAGGATAGTAATAATATATAGTTAGAGAAGAGGGCCAACTCTTAGAAGGCTAGTAATAATATATAGTTAGAGAAGAGGGTCAAGAGTCCTGTTCAGGTGACATGGTCAGGAAACTATTCTATCTCTATGGGGTTCATATTGAGACTGGAGTGACTCTCCCAGCTCTATGGGGTTCATATTGAGACTGGAGTGACTCTCCTAGCTCTATGGGGTTCATATTGAGACTGGAGTAACTCTCCTAGCTCTATGGAGTTCATATTGAGACTGGAGTGACTCTCCTACCTCTATGGGGTTCATATTGAGACTGGAGTGACTCTCCTAGCTCTGTGGGGTTCATATTGAGACTGGAGTGACTCTCCTAGCTCTATGGGGTTCATATTGAGACTGAAGTGACTCTCCTAGCTCTATGGGGTTCATATTGAGACTGGAGTGACTCTCCCAGCTCTATGGGGTTCATATTGAGACTGGAGTGACTCTCCTAGCTCTATGGAGTTCATATTGAGACTGGAGTGACTCTCCTACCTCTATGGGGTTCATATTGAGACTGAAGTGACTCTCCTAGCTCTATGGGGTTCATTTTGAGACTGGAGTGACTCTCCTAGCTCTATGGGGTTCATATTGAGACTGGAGTGACTCTCCTACCTCTATGGGGTTCATATTGAGACTGAAGTGACTCTCCTAGCTCTATGGGGTTCATATTGAGACTGGAGTGACTCTCCTAGCTCTATGGGGTTCATATTGAGACTGGAGTGATTCTCCTAGCTATGTGGGGTTCATATTGAGACTGGAGTGACTCTCCTAGCTCTATGGGGTTCATATTGAGACTGAAGTGACTTGTGTTTACCTTGCAGGGTCCTGAAAATCGGAACGGTGGGATGGTACCATGACAACGTGCGCACCCGTTTCAAGCGCTTCGGCAGTGCCAAGGTGATGAAGTCTCTTTACAAGCGACTCAACGGAGAGGGTGGGTTCTTTTTGTTTGATTATTGATTCATTGTGCATACTTCTAAATGTAAGCCCATGTtacagttgtggttgttgttgagacGTGTCCAAGTGTCACATTTTGGTCACCAAATGATCAGTAGTGTGACACATGGCTGGCTGTAATGAAGAGTCACATGGTAGGGCCTGTACTTGACATCGGGGTGACATGCCCATGCTATGATGACAAATGGTCACCACTGgcagctggtgggaggagctataggaggacgggctcattgtaaacggaatggtatcaaacacatcaaacatatagaaaccacctgtttgactccgttccattgattccattccagccattacaatgagcctgtcctcctatagctcctgcCACCAGCCTCCACTAATGCTCACATGTAGCGTTCTAGAACTGGgaacagtgttctagaactgagTGGCTGTTGTCTGTTCGTTATTCTAACAGTTCTCTTGACCCACacctcaaaagtttggacacacctactcattcaagggtttttctttattttttactattttctacattgtagaatagtgaagacatcaaaactttgaaataatctggaatcatgtagtaaccaaaagtgttaaacaaatcaaaatatattttagattcctgccttgatgacagctttgcacattcttggcattctctcaaccagcttcacctggaatgcttttccaacagtcttgaaggagttcccacatatgctgagcacttgttggctgcttttccttcactctgaggtccaacttatcccaaaccatttcaattcggttgaggtcaggtgattgtggagacctgGTCATctcatgcagcactccatcactctccttggtaaaatagcccttacacagcctggaggtgtgttttgggtcattgtcctgtttaaaaacaaataatagtcccactaagggcaaaccagatgggatggcgtattgctgcagaatgctgtggtagccatgctggttaggtgtgccttgaattctaaataaatccctgtcagtgtcatcagcaaagcacccccacgccatcacacctcctccattcttcacggtggaaactacacatgcggagatcatccatacacctactctgcgtctcacaaagacactaagattggaaccaaaaatctagaatttggactcatcagaccaaaggacaaaattccaccggtctaatgttcattgctcgtgtttcttggcccaagcaagtctcttcttcttatcgtttagtagtggtttctttgcagcaatttgaccatgatggcctgattcacacagtctcctctgtacagtggatgttgagatgtgtctgttacttgaaatctgtgaagcatttatttgggttgaaatttctgaggctggtaactctgatgAACTTTGCAACTCTTATGaactctgcagcaaaggtaactctgggtcttcctttcctgtggcggtcctcatgagagccagtttcatcatagtgcttaatggtttttgcgactgcacttgaagaaactttcaaagttcttgaaattttccggattgactgaccttcatgtcctaaagtaatgatgtcctgtcatttctctttgcttatttgagctgtgtttccataatatggacttggtcttttaccaaatagggctatcttctgtataccacccctaccttgtcacaacacaactgattggctcaaacgcattaggaaggaaaggaattccacaaattaacttttaacaaggaacaTCTGTTAAtcgaaatgtattccaggtgactacctcatgaatgaagctggttgagagaatgccaagcatgtgtaaagttgtcatcaaggcaaagggtggctactttgaagaatctcaaaaaatataatatattttgatttgtggttactacatgattccatatgtgttatttaatagttgtgatgtcttcactattattctacaacgtagaaaatagtaaaataaagaaaaatcatggaatgagtaggtgactGGTACTGTCTATATAATTATTAGTAACAGAATATCACTTCTCTCTGTCTTCACAGGCGCTCGTCGTGACAGTGACACACAAAGCATGCCTGATATCCGCAGTAAGTAGAATAGATGAAGGCAATgggaaaaatatataaatatttcaaCATACCTGAAAACTGCTTAGCCCCGTGGTACTTTTGCATATCATAACGGAGTTGACAACACCAGCATAAGCACTATGATATGCAAACGTAACACGGGGTTACCCaatttgagaagaaaaaaaagtcaccccttcttctccctctctcccctgtagaTGATAGGTACAATGGTCATGATGAGGACTATGCAGAAGCAGAAGCTCAGCGATACAAAACGGTAAACAGTTTCTCCTCTCAATGTCGTTCTCGAGAACCTGGATATCATATCCCAGACTCACTACTTCTCTTTATGTCTCCATCCTGTTGTTTTGTCAGATGCGAAAGAACAAGCGCCTGCTCTCTGTTCATCCCATGGACTTGGATGTGGATATAGAAGAGTATTTTCCACCCCACTCTCGCACTCACTCTCGTCGACAATCCTACCAGGTAGACGGACAAAACTCTCCTGGTTTCTACtagccaaaagtagtgcattgtGGGAATAGGGGGTTATTTGAGATTGTGACGGTTATGTCACCTCTGTACAGCAGATCCAGGAGGAGCGAAGCGGTGGTCACCGGGGTGACACGGAGTACATGGACTCCatgcagcaacaacaacatcGCATGAACCGTAGGAAGAGCCTGGATAGGTACAACATGCGCCCTGGTAAgcaacaagcacacacactcccacacacactcccacacacagacattcaATCAGAGCTGGTTAGTTTGCAATGTAATGGCATTACAATACTACAACAACAGTAATCTCACGCCAAACGGACATTTTCTAATATAACCTGAGCTAAAGCGATGGTCCTCAGATGATGGGCAGTATGGGATGGTGCGTGCCCGCTCCCTGTCCAAGATCAGCTCCTCTATGAACCGCCAGCACTATGTGGACAcgtcagaagaggaggagggagggcgcAACATGTACCAGACCCCCTATCGCCGACGCCCTTCCTACAGCCGAGTTGGCTCTCACGAGAACCTGCAGGTCCCAACACAGCCACCGGTAGGGTGTGTGGTTCTGTGTGTTtgtaagaaagagagagtgaaatagAGCTGAAACAGAGATGAGACAGATGACGTCTCTCTACACTATTAAACTACCCTGACATGAGACAGATGtattgtattggtctcacctccctcctttcctgtcattttgaattggtctcacctcacttggtctcacctccctcctttcctgtcattttgaattggtctcacctcacttggtctcacctccctcctttcctgtcattttgaattggtctcacctcacttggtctcacctccctcctgtcctgtcattttgtattggtctcacctcacttggtctcatctccctcctctcctgccattttgaattggtctcacctcacttggtctcatctcactcctctcctgtcattttgtattggtctcacctcacttggtctcatctcactcctctcctgtcattttgaattggtctcacctcacttggtctcacctcactcctctcctgtcattttgtattggtctcacctcactcctctcctgtcattttgaattggtctcacctcacttggtctcatttcactcctctcctgtcattttgtattggtctcacctcacttggtctcacctcactcctctcctgtcattttgaattggtctcacctcacttggtctcacctcacttctctcctgtcattttgtattggtctcacctcacttggtctcacctcactcctctcctgtcactttgtattggtctcacctcacttggtctcacctcactcctctcctgtaattttgtattggtctcacctcccCTGGTCTCATCTCACTcctttcctgtcattttgtattggtctcacctcacttggtctcacctcactcctctcctgtcattttgaattggtctcacctcacttggtctcatctcactcctctcctgtcattttgaattggtctcacctcacttggtctcacctcactcctctcctgtcattttgtattggtctcacctcactcctctcctgtcattttgaattggtctcacctcacttggtctcatttcactcctctcctgtcattttgtattggtctcacctcacttggtctcacctcactcctctcctgtcattttgaattggtctcacctcacttggtctcacctcacttctctcctgtcattttgtattggtctcacctcacttggtctcacctcactcctctcctgtcactttgtattggtctcacctcacttggtctcacctcactcctctcctgtaattttgtattggtctcacctcccCTGGTCTCATCTCACTcctttcctgtcattttgtattggtctcacctcacttggtctcacctccctcctttcctgtcattttgtattggtctcacctcacttggtctcacctcactcctctcctgtcattttgtattggtctcacctcacttggtctcaacttactcctctcctgtcattttgaattggtctcacctcactccactcctgtcattttgtattggtctcacctcacttggtctcacctcactcctctcctgtcattatgtattggtctcacctcacttggtctcacctcacttggtctgaCCTcattcctctcctgtcattttgtattggtctcacctcacttggactcacctcacttggtctcacctcactcctctcctgtcattttgtattggcctcacctcactcctctcctgtaattttgaattggtctcacctcacttggtctcacctcactcctctcctgtcattttgtattggtctcacctcacttggtctcacctcactcctctcctgtcattttgtattggtctcacctcacttggtctcacctcacttggtctcacctcacttggtctcacctcactcctctcctgtcaatgTGGTACAGGTCAATGCGCTAAACAAGCGCATGTCAGCCATAGAGAGTCTCCTGAACCGGCTGGAGTCCAAGATGACTCTACCCCCCGACGATGAGGTAAGAAAGGGTTAAAAACCTTACTACTGCTCTCCTAACAGAGCTCCTAAAAGAGCTTTGTATTGCTCTCCTAACAGAGATTCTTACCGCTCTCCTAACAGAGCTCCTAACAGACCTTCCTACTGCTCTCCTAACAGAGCTCCTAGCAGAGCTTCCTACTGCTCTCATAGCAGAGCTCCTAGCAGAGCTTCCTACTGCTCTCCtaacagagcttcctactgctCTCCTAACAGAGCTCCTAACAGAGCTTCCTACAGATCTCCTAACAGAGCTTCCTACTGATCTCCTAAAATAGCTTCCTACTGATCTCCTAACATAACTTCCTACAGATCTCCTAACAGAGCTTCATACTGTTCTCCTAACAGAGCTCCTAACAGAGCTTCCTACTGATCTCCTAACAGAGCTCCTAACAGAGCTTCCTACTGATCTCCTAACAGAGCTTCCTACTGATCTCCTAACAGAGCTTCCTACTGATCTCCTAACAGAGCTTCCTACTGATCTCCTAACAGAGCTTCCTACAGATCTCCTAACAGAGCTTCCTACTGATCTCCTAACAGAGCTTCCTACTGATCTCCTAACAGAGCTTCATACTGTTCTCCTAACAGAGCTTCCTACTGATCTCCTAACAGAGCTTCCTACTGATCTCCTAACAGAGCTTCCTACTGATCTCCTAACAGAGCTTCCTACTGATCTCCTAACAGAGCTTCCTACTGTTCTCCTAACAGAGCTCCTAGCAGAGCTTCCTACTGCTCTCTTGGCAGAGCTCCTAGCAGAGCTTCCTACTGCTCTCCTAACAGAGCTTCCCACTGCTCTCCtaacagagcttcctactgctctcctaacagagcttcctactgctctcctaacagagcttcctactgctctcctaacagagcttcctactgctCTCCTAACAGAGCTCCTAACAGAGCTTCCTACAGATCTCCTAACAGAGCTTCCTACTGATCTCCTAAAATAGCTTCCTACTGATCTCCTAACATAACTTCCTACAGATCTCCTAACAGAGCTTCATACTGTTCTTCTAACAGAGCTCCTAACAGAGCTTCCCACTGATCTCCTAACAGAGCTCCTAACAGAGCTTCCTACTGATCTCCTAACAGAGCTCCTAACAGAGCTTCCTACTGATCTCCTAACAGAGCTTCCTACTGATCTCCTAACATAACTTCCTACAGATCTCCTAACAGAGCTTCCTACTGATCTCCTAACAGAGCTTCCTACTGATCTCCTAACAGAGCTTCCTACTGATCTCCTAACAGAGCTTCCTACTGATCTCCTAACAGAGCTTCCTACTGATCTCCTAACAGAGCTTCCTACTGATCTCCTAACAGAGCTTCCTACTGTTCTCCTAACAGGGCTCCTAACAGAGCTTCCTACTGATCTCCTAACAGAGCTTCCTACAGCTCTCCTAACAGAGCTCCCTACTGATCTCCTAACAGAGCTCCCTACTGATCTCCTAACAGAGCTCCCTACTGATCTCCTAACAGAGCTTCCTACAGCTCTCCTAACAGAGCTTCCTACAGCTCTCCTAACAGAGCTTCCTACAGCTCTCCTAACAGAGCTTCCTACAGCTCTCCTAACAGAGCTTCCTACAGCTCTCCTAACAGAGCTTCCTACTGATCTCCTAACAGAGCTTCCTACAGCTCTCCTAACAGAGCTTCCTACAGCTCTCCTAACAGAGCTTCCTACTGATCTCCTAACAGAGCTTCCTACAGCTCTCCTAACAGAGCTTCCTACTGATCTCCTAACAGAGCTTCCTACAGATCTCCTAACAGAGCTCCTAACAGAGCTTCCTACAGATCTCCTAACAGAGCTTCCTACAGCTCTCCTAACAGAGCTTCCTACAGCTCTCCTAACAGAGCTTCCTACTGATCTCCTAACAGAGCTTCCTACTGATCTCCTAACAGAGCTTCCTACTGATCTCCTAACAGAGCTTCCTACTGATCTCCTAACAGAGCTTCCTACAGCTCTCCTAACAGAGCTTCCTACAGCTCTCCTAACAGAGCTTCCTACTGATCTCCTAACAGAGCTCCTAACAGAGCTTCCTACTGATCTCATAACAGAGCTTTATCTTTCTTGGAATAATCATATTAAAGAGAATCACAGGGGTTCATCAAAGGGTAACTTGTTAGCTAACTCTGGCCTTAAAACCTGTTGTTGCCCACCTTGAGTTGGGCTCATTTTCATTACAACTCCTCCTTGTTGAATTTCTCCATAAGACATAAGCCATTCAACTCCTAAACATTCAAGTCTTAAACTGACAGGAATCTAGatgaactgaccccaaccctgtttCTGTCCACCTGGAATAAAGTCAGGAAACGGCCCAGAACAGAGTTCACTGGAGATGCACTGTTGAGGCTCCAGGTTGCACTAGTAAGTCAATCCTGTTTCTATTCACAGGCGACGTCCCCGACCGCTGCacagatagaggaggagaagcTGAGGAGGAAGCTCAGCGAGCTGGCGGGGAACATCAGTGTTCCCTCCTCCGACGAGGAAGCAGGAGGGGGGAAGAAGACCCCTTTATTAAAGAGGGCCGCTGTGAAGAGTAACCTCCCAGTCCTCCCCCTGGAGCCCCTCAGCTCCTCCAGCGATGAGGGGCCCACTGAAGCTCAGCAGGTGAGTTTTGGCGgtcctgttaccctgttacatcTCAGACACACACCAAAAAGCTGTAGCGGA
This genomic stretch from Salvelinus fontinalis isolate EN_2023a chromosome 41, ASM2944872v1, whole genome shotgun sequence harbors:
- the LOC129840631 gene encoding melanophilin-like; the encoded protein is MDLTALSDDEAKHVWEVIQRDFTLRKIEEERLGDLKTKIEKEDTKIELLGTQTTLVDSHCIRCLQPFKFLVNSKRQCIDCKMYTCKACSRYNKKDHGWVCDPCRMTRVLKIGTVGWYHDNVRTRFKRFGSAKVMKSLYKRLNGEGARRDSDTQSMPDIRNDRYNGHDEDYAEAEAQRYKTMRKNKRLLSVHPMDLDVDIEEYFPPHSRTHSRRQSYQQIQEERSGGHRGDTEYMDSMQQQQHRMNRRKSLDRYNMRPDDGQYGMVRARSLSKISSSMNRQHYVDTSEEEEGGRNMYQTPYRRRPSYSRVGSHENLQVPTQPPVNALNKRMSAIESLLNRLESKMTLPPDDEATSPTAAQIEEEKLRRKLSELAGNISVPSSDEEAGGGKKTPLLKRAAVKSNLPVLPLEPLSSSSDEGPTEAQQVYMTSGKSFDLEKKLRHLEQSAKNRFGGATDSELSDLEDVVALTAHRVQSTESEVSDLENKLAALSASGKKKISGSQNRKRFNQDFPTKPSNGSGSQRKYNHM